From the genome of Duffyella gerundensis, one region includes:
- a CDS encoding 2-hydroxyacid dehydrogenase, with amino-acid sequence MKLAVYSTKQYDRKYLAQVNERYGFTVEYFDFLLSESTAKTAVGFDAVCIFVNDDGSRAVLEELAELGVKVIALRCAGFNNVDLKAAEELGLQVVRVPAYSPEAVAEHTIGMMMTLNRRIHRAYQRTRDANFSLEGLIGFNMHGKTAGVIGTGKIGLATLRILKGFGMRLLVSDPYPSAAALELGAEYVDVATLFRESDVISLHCPLTEDNYHLLNEAAFSQMKDGVMIINTSRGALIDSQAAIDALKQQKIGSLGMDVYENERDLFFEDKSNDVIQDDVFRRLSACHNVLFTGHQAFLTAEALIAISETTLNNLQQVTAGEICPNLVKA; translated from the coding sequence ATGAAATTAGCGGTTTACAGCACCAAACAGTATGACAGGAAATACCTGGCACAGGTTAACGAGCGCTACGGTTTTACCGTAGAGTATTTCGATTTTCTGCTCAGCGAAAGCACGGCTAAAACCGCCGTGGGGTTTGATGCGGTGTGCATTTTCGTCAATGACGATGGCAGCCGTGCGGTACTGGAAGAGCTGGCCGAGCTGGGCGTTAAGGTTATCGCGCTGCGCTGCGCCGGTTTCAACAACGTCGATCTCAAGGCTGCGGAGGAACTCGGTCTGCAGGTGGTACGCGTGCCGGCCTATTCACCGGAAGCGGTAGCCGAGCATACCATCGGTATGATGATGACGCTCAACCGGCGTATTCATCGCGCTTATCAACGCACGCGCGACGCCAATTTTTCTCTGGAAGGCCTGATCGGCTTTAATATGCACGGCAAAACCGCAGGGGTGATCGGCACCGGTAAAATCGGCCTGGCCACGCTGCGTATTTTAAAAGGGTTTGGCATGCGACTGCTGGTTTCTGACCCCTATCCGAGCGCTGCTGCGCTGGAACTGGGCGCGGAATATGTTGATGTCGCCACGCTGTTTCGCGAATCCGACGTTATCAGCCTGCACTGTCCGCTGACCGAAGATAACTATCATCTGCTTAATGAAGCGGCGTTTAGTCAGATGAAAGATGGCGTGATGATCATTAACACCAGCCGTGGTGCATTGATCGATTCACAAGCGGCGATTGATGCGTTAAAGCAGCAGAAAATTGGCTCGCTGGGTATGGACGTCTATGAAAATGAGCGCGATCTGTTCTTTGAAGATAAGTCGAACGACGTGATTCAGGATGATGTATTTCGTCGCCTGTCAGCCTGCCACAACGTGCTGTTCACCGGTCATCAGGCCTTTCTGACCGCGGAAGCGCTGATTGCGATTTCGGAAACCACGCTGAATAATTTACAGCAGGTTACCGCGGGCGAAATTTGCCCCAATCTGGTCAAGGCGTAA
- a CDS encoding DUF333 domain-containing protein: MKAAITLLVGAALLLSGCSSDVDNDNEPPQQATAAHIQPSVVMSSLAETNCNSAGGTLAFSHQLDGSRVGMCQLANGRRCDEGALVGGRCAR; the protein is encoded by the coding sequence ATGAAAGCAGCGATTACTCTGCTTGTCGGCGCCGCTCTGCTGCTTTCTGGCTGCAGCAGCGACGTTGACAACGACAACGAACCACCGCAACAAGCCACCGCAGCCCATATTCAACCCAGCGTTGTAATGTCCTCATTAGCCGAAACTAACTGCAATAGTGCCGGTGGAACGCTGGCGTTTTCCCATCAACTGGATGGTTCGCGGGTGGGCATGTGCCAGCTGGCAAATGGCCGTCGTTGCGATGAAGGTGCGCTGGTCGGCGGTCGCTGCGCCCGTTAA
- a CDS encoding putative quinol monooxygenase, which produces MSDKAIVIVAKFMAQPGKADELKKVLSAGVPGSRAEDGNVHYDLYRSVEDGNVFLFHERWKSQQAVDAHGEQPHFKTLMERSAHLIQQPPEITLF; this is translated from the coding sequence ATGAGTGATAAAGCGATTGTGATTGTCGCCAAGTTTATGGCGCAACCGGGTAAAGCGGACGAGCTGAAAAAGGTGCTGAGTGCCGGTGTACCGGGAAGCCGGGCCGAAGATGGCAACGTACATTACGATCTCTATCGCAGCGTGGAAGATGGCAACGTCTTTCTGTTTCACGAGCGCTGGAAAAGCCAGCAGGCAGTGGATGCCCACGGTGAACAGCCGCATTTCAAAACGCTGATGGAGCGCTCAGCGCATCTTATTCAACAGCCGCCTGAAATTACGCTGTTTTAA
- the dbpA gene encoding ATP-dependent RNA helicase DbpA translates to MTAFSTLTQLPASQLDNLREMGYDAMTPIQAAALPAILDGRDVRAQAKTGSGKTAAFGLGVLQQIDTTIYQTQALVLCPTRELADQVSNELRRLARFTRNIKILTLCGGQPMGAQRDSLVHAPHIVVGTPGRILDHLKRESLDLSQLRVLVLDEADRMLEMGFRDDMDAIIGHAPASRQTLLFSATWPQDIVAISARFQRDALAVSTEDVTELPVIEQHFYEVGSRDKMTLLLGLLSSEQPSSCVVFCNTKRECDDVAAMLNSKEINALALHGDLEQRDRDRVLIRFSNGSIRVLVATDVAARGLDIKSLAMVVNFQLSFDPEVHVHRIGRTARAGEEGKAVSFVAPDEMVRAHALEDYLQKPLTWSDAASLKNQPIKALPAKMMTLCIDGGRKAKIRAGDILGALTGDAGVDAADIGKIDLTPTHAYVAISAKQAKQALIKLKQGKIKGKTCRAMLLQ, encoded by the coding sequence GTGACTGCTTTTTCTACCCTGACCCAACTTCCTGCCAGCCAACTCGATAACCTCCGTGAAATGGGTTACGACGCCATGACGCCTATTCAGGCGGCGGCGCTGCCCGCGATCCTTGACGGGCGCGACGTGCGTGCGCAGGCAAAAACCGGCAGCGGTAAAACGGCAGCATTTGGGCTGGGCGTATTACAGCAGATCGACACCACGATCTATCAGACCCAGGCGCTGGTGCTCTGTCCGACCCGTGAACTGGCGGATCAGGTCAGCAATGAACTGCGCCGTCTGGCCCGTTTCACCCGCAATATTAAGATTCTTACCCTGTGCGGCGGCCAGCCGATGGGCGCCCAGCGCGATTCGCTGGTGCATGCGCCGCACATCGTGGTCGGCACGCCTGGCCGTATTCTCGATCATCTGAAGCGCGAATCGCTGGATCTGTCTCAGCTGCGTGTGCTGGTGCTGGATGAAGCTGACCGTATGCTGGAGATGGGTTTCCGTGACGACATGGACGCGATCATTGGCCATGCGCCTGCGTCGCGCCAGACGCTGCTGTTTTCTGCCACCTGGCCGCAGGACATTGTGGCGATCAGCGCCCGTTTTCAACGCGATGCGCTGGCGGTTTCTACAGAAGATGTCACTGAACTGCCGGTGATTGAGCAGCACTTTTATGAAGTGGGCAGCCGCGACAAAATGACGCTGCTGCTCGGCTTGTTAAGCAGCGAACAGCCCTCATCCTGCGTGGTGTTTTGTAACACTAAACGCGAATGCGACGACGTCGCGGCGATGCTCAACAGTAAAGAGATCAACGCGCTGGCGCTGCACGGCGACCTCGAACAGCGCGATCGCGATCGGGTACTGATCCGCTTTTCCAACGGCAGCATTCGCGTGCTGGTCGCAACCGACGTTGCGGCACGCGGGCTGGATATCAAATCACTGGCGATGGTGGTCAACTTCCAGCTCTCTTTCGATCCGGAAGTGCACGTGCACCGCATTGGTCGTACCGCACGCGCCGGTGAAGAGGGTAAAGCGGTGAGTTTTGTCGCGCCGGATGAGATGGTGCGCGCGCATGCGCTGGAAGATTACCTGCAAAAGCCGCTGACGTGGAGCGATGCTGCCAGCCTGAAGAACCAGCCGATCAAAGCGTTGCCAGCAAAAATGATGACGCTGTGCATTGATGGTGGGCGCAAGGCGAAAATCAGAGCGGGCGATATTTTAGGCGCGCTGACGGGTGATGCGGGTGTAGATGCTGCTGATATTGGCAAGATTGATCTGACACCGACTCACGCCTACGTGGCCATTAGCGCAAAACAGGCTAAACAGGCGTTGATTAAACTCAAGCAGGGCAAGATCAAAGGAAAAACCTGTCGCGCCATGCTGTTGCAGTGA
- the ttcA gene encoding tRNA 2-thiocytidine(32) synthetase TtcA, whose protein sequence is MTSQKEQYNLNKLQKRLRRNVGQAIADFNMIEEGDRIMVCLSGGKDSYTMLEILRNLQQSAPVNFSLVAVNLDQKQPGFPQHILPEYLDNLGVEYKIVEEDTYSIVKEKIPEGKTTCSLCSRLRRGILYRTATELGCTKVALGHHRDDILQTLFLNMFYGGKLKGMPPKLMSDDGKQIVIRPLAYCREKDIIRFAEARQFPIIPCNLCGSQPNLQRQVVADMLRDWDKRFPGRIETMFSAMQNVVPSHLADGNLFDFKALQHGDPIVDGGDIAFDRETLPVQPAGWQPEDGDDTLPERLPVMEIK, encoded by the coding sequence GTGACCAGTCAAAAAGAGCAGTACAACCTCAATAAACTTCAGAAGCGCCTGCGTCGTAACGTTGGCCAGGCGATTGCCGATTTCAATATGATTGAAGAAGGCGATCGCATCATGGTCTGTCTTTCCGGCGGCAAAGACAGCTATACCATGCTGGAGATCCTGCGCAATTTACAGCAGAGCGCGCCGGTGAACTTTTCGCTGGTGGCGGTCAATCTCGATCAAAAACAGCCTGGCTTCCCGCAACACATTCTGCCGGAGTATCTGGATAATCTTGGCGTTGAGTACAAGATTGTCGAGGAAGATACCTACTCCATCGTCAAAGAGAAAATTCCGGAAGGCAAAACCACCTGTTCGCTCTGTTCTCGTCTGCGCCGCGGCATTCTCTATCGTACCGCGACCGAACTCGGCTGCACGAAAGTGGCGCTGGGCCATCATCGCGATGACATTTTACAGACGCTGTTTCTGAACATGTTTTACGGCGGCAAACTCAAAGGCATGCCGCCTAAGCTGATGAGCGACGACGGCAAACAGATCGTTATCCGCCCGCTCGCCTACTGCCGTGAAAAAGACATCATTCGTTTTGCCGAAGCGCGTCAGTTCCCAATCATTCCATGCAACCTGTGCGGCTCGCAGCCGAACCTGCAGCGCCAGGTGGTGGCTGATATGCTGCGCGACTGGGATAAGCGTTTTCCTGGCCGCATCGAGACCATGTTCAGTGCCATGCAGAACGTGGTGCCCTCGCATCTTGCCGACGGCAACCTGTTTGATTTTAAAGCGCTGCAGCATGGCGATCCGATCGTTGACGGTGGCGATATCGCCTTTGACCGCGAAACGCTACCGGTACAGCCAGCGGGCTGGCAGCCGGAAGATGGCGACGATACGTTGCCTGAGCGTTTGCCGGTGATGGAAATCAAATAA
- the zntB gene encoding zinc transporter ZntB, with amino-acid sequence MNVIEGKALQVSDAIIACQLDGKGGVIPIAENDVINCDRPCWLHLNYTQQRSAEWLQSTHLIPDAVRDGLAGDSMRPRVSRLGDGFMITLRSVNLNSDSRPDQLVAVRVFINDKLIVSTRRRKVSAIDDVLIELQNGNGPVDCGGWLVDLCDTLTDHASEFIDELHEKIIALEDALMDQQVPPRGELALLRKQLIVMRRYMTPQRDVYARLASEKLGWMDDDERRRMQEIADRLGRGLEDLDSGIARTGVLSDEIASVMAESMNRRTYTMSLMAMLFLPTTFLTGLFGVNLGGIPGGEWHLGFGVFCLSLVVIVVAVAMWLKKRKWL; translated from the coding sequence TTGAACGTCATTGAAGGTAAAGCTCTCCAGGTCTCCGACGCCATCATCGCCTGCCAGCTTGACGGCAAGGGCGGCGTGATTCCGATTGCGGAGAACGACGTGATCAACTGCGATCGGCCCTGCTGGTTGCATCTTAACTACACGCAGCAGCGCAGCGCCGAATGGTTGCAGTCAACCCATCTGATTCCCGATGCCGTGCGTGACGGGCTGGCGGGCGACAGCATGCGTCCGCGCGTCAGTCGTCTTGGCGATGGCTTTATGATTACCCTGCGCAGCGTCAACCTGAACAGCGATTCGCGGCCGGATCAGCTGGTGGCGGTGCGCGTTTTTATCAATGACAAACTGATCGTTTCTACCCGGCGGCGCAAAGTCTCCGCCATTGATGACGTGCTGATTGAGTTGCAAAACGGTAACGGCCCGGTGGACTGCGGCGGCTGGCTAGTGGATTTATGTGACACGCTCACCGATCACGCCAGTGAGTTTATCGATGAGCTGCACGAGAAAATTATCGCGCTGGAAGATGCGCTGATGGATCAGCAGGTGCCGCCGCGCGGCGAGCTGGCACTGCTGCGCAAACAGCTGATCGTAATGCGTCGCTATATGACGCCGCAGCGCGACGTTTACGCCCGGCTGGCCAGCGAGAAGCTGGGCTGGATGGATGATGATGAACGGCGTCGTATGCAGGAGATTGCCGACCGACTCGGTCGCGGGCTGGAAGATCTCGATTCCGGCATTGCGCGTACCGGCGTGCTCTCCGATGAGATCGCCTCGGTGATGGCCGAATCAATGAACCGACGCACCTACACCATGTCGCTGATGGCGATGCTGTTCCTGCCCACGACATTTCTTACCGGGCTGTTTGGTGTCAACCTGGGCGGTATTCCCGGCGGCGAATGGCATTTAGGTTTTGGTGTGTTTTGCCTGTCGCTGGTGGTGATCGTGGTGGCGGTTGCGATGTGGTTAAAAAAACGCAAGTGGCTGTAG
- a CDS encoding ABC transporter substrate-binding protein, with product MINLRFTLTALLVASYGSTAFAADVPPGTQLAEKQEIVRHIKDEPASLDPAKAVGLPEIQVIRDLYEGLTNQDASGKVVPGVAESWQSSDNKTWIFTLRKDARWSNGEPVTADDFVYSWQRLVDPKTSSPFAWFAGLSGIENADVIAKGSMGVDKLGVTALDKHRLKVTLVRPVPYFPSLTANFSLYPVSKTVIAQHGSNWTQPANLVGNGAYKLQDRVVNEKIVLVRNDRYWDNAHSVLTKVTFLPINEESSATKRYRAGDIDITESFPKNMYALLKKTLPGEVYTPDQLGTYYYAFNTEKGPTADVRVRQALSMTIDRRIIAEKVLGTGEKPAWHFTPDVTAGFTPAQSMLQQHSQEELNVQAKTLLAAAGYGPSKPLHLNLLYNTSENHQKLAIAVASMWKKTLGADVKLQNQEWKTYIDSRNSGNFDVIRASWVGDYNEPSTFLSLLTSGHSGNIARFKNSDYDAVMAQASMESSDSARNDDYNRAEHILAEQAPIAPVYQYTNGRLIKPWVKGYPIQNAEDVAYSRELYLLKH from the coding sequence ATGATAAATTTGCGTTTTACCCTGACCGCACTGCTGGTCGCCAGCTACGGTTCCACTGCGTTTGCCGCCGATGTGCCACCCGGTACGCAATTGGCCGAAAAGCAGGAAATTGTACGGCATATCAAAGATGAGCCCGCCTCGCTGGATCCGGCCAAAGCGGTGGGCCTGCCGGAAATTCAGGTCATTCGCGATCTCTATGAAGGCTTAACCAATCAGGACGCCAGCGGCAAAGTGGTGCCCGGCGTTGCCGAAAGCTGGCAGAGCAGCGATAACAAAACCTGGATTTTCACCCTGCGAAAAGACGCGCGCTGGTCCAACGGCGAGCCGGTCACCGCCGACGATTTTGTCTATAGCTGGCAGCGACTGGTCGATCCTAAAACCAGTTCCCCTTTTGCCTGGTTTGCCGGGTTGAGCGGCATCGAAAATGCCGATGTGATTGCCAAAGGCAGTATGGGCGTTGATAAGCTCGGCGTAACGGCGCTGGACAAACATCGCCTGAAAGTCACGCTGGTGCGTCCGGTACCCTATTTTCCCAGCCTCACCGCCAACTTTAGCCTCTATCCGGTATCGAAAACGGTTATTGCTCAACACGGCAGCAACTGGACCCAGCCAGCCAACCTGGTGGGCAACGGCGCCTATAAGCTGCAGGACCGCGTGGTGAATGAAAAAATCGTGCTGGTGCGCAACGATCGTTACTGGGACAACGCGCACTCGGTGCTGACCAAAGTCACGTTCCTGCCAATCAATGAAGAGTCGAGCGCCACCAAACGTTATCGCGCCGGTGATATCGATATCACCGAATCCTTTCCCAAAAACATGTATGCGCTGCTGAAGAAAACCCTGCCCGGAGAGGTCTATACGCCGGATCAGCTCGGCACCTATTACTACGCCTTTAATACCGAAAAAGGGCCTACCGCTGACGTGCGTGTGCGCCAGGCGCTCTCGATGACCATCGATCGCCGCATCATCGCCGAGAAAGTGTTAGGCACCGGCGAGAAGCCCGCCTGGCACTTCACGCCAGACGTCACCGCGGGTTTTACCCCAGCACAGAGCATGTTGCAGCAGCATTCGCAGGAGGAGTTGAACGTGCAGGCCAAAACGCTGCTAGCCGCTGCGGGATACGGCCCCTCTAAACCGCTGCATCTCAACCTGCTGTATAACACCTCTGAAAATCACCAGAAGCTGGCGATCGCCGTGGCGTCGATGTGGAAAAAAACGCTCGGCGCCGACGTGAAGCTGCAAAATCAGGAGTGGAAAACCTATATCGACAGCCGTAACAGCGGCAATTTCGATGTTATCCGCGCCTCGTGGGTAGGCGATTACAACGAGCCTTCCACCTTTTTGAGCCTGTTAACGTCCGGACACAGTGGCAATATCGCGCGATTCAAAAACAGCGATTATGATGCGGTGATGGCGCAGGCCAGCATGGAGAGCAGCGACAGCGCGCGTAACGATGATTACAACCGTGCCGAGCATATTCTGGCCGAGCAGGCGCCGATCGCGCCGGTTTATCAGTACACCAATGGCCGGCTGATTAAACCCTGGGTTAAAGGCTATCCGATCCAGAATGCGGAAGATGTCGCTTACAGCCGCGAACTCTATCTGCTGAAACATTAA
- the mpaA gene encoding murein tripeptide amidase MpaA has translation MSPLHPRQARGQLHAHREVYGQSVLGAPLLWFPASQADADSGLILAGTHGDETAAIATLSGALRTLPDALRRHHVVLAVNPDGCQLGLRGNARGVDLNRNFPAANWQPGGTVYRWNSAADERDVAISTGDRPASEPETHALCALIHQLKPAWVVTFHEPLACIDDPQHSALGQWLAEQTGMPLVGSVGYDTPGSFGSWCADIGLLCITAELPPISVDEASECWLQPMINLLRWQA, from the coding sequence ATGAGTCCGTTACATCCCCGCCAGGCACGCGGGCAGTTGCATGCCCATCGTGAAGTTTATGGTCAGTCGGTGTTGGGTGCGCCGCTGCTCTGGTTCCCGGCTTCCCAGGCGGACGCCGATAGCGGGCTGATCCTTGCGGGCACCCATGGCGATGAAACCGCCGCTATCGCCACGCTTTCCGGTGCGCTGCGGACTCTGCCCGATGCGCTGCGGCGTCATCATGTGGTGCTGGCGGTCAATCCCGATGGCTGTCAGCTGGGTCTGCGAGGCAACGCCCGCGGCGTCGATCTCAACCGCAATTTTCCGGCCGCCAACTGGCAGCCTGGCGGCACGGTTTATCGCTGGAACAGCGCCGCGGATGAACGTGACGTGGCGATCTCAACCGGCGATCGCCCTGCTTCAGAGCCGGAAACCCACGCGCTGTGCGCCCTGATTCATCAGCTCAAACCGGCGTGGGTAGTGACTTTTCACGAACCGCTGGCCTGCATTGACGATCCGCAACACAGCGCGCTCGGGCAGTGGCTGGCGGAGCAAACCGGCATGCCACTGGTAGGCAGCGTCGGCTATGACACGCCGGGCTCCTTCGGTAGCTGGTGCGCCGATATCGGCCTGCTCTGCATCACCGCCGAGCTACCGCCGATTTCAGTGGATGAAGCGAGCGAATGCTGGCTGCAGCCGATGATTAACCTGCTGCGCTGGCAGGCGTAA
- the ycjG gene encoding L-Ala-D/L-Glu epimerase, with product MRSVKIYPEAWPLHTPFVIARGSRTETGVVVVELEQDGVKGIGEATPYPRYGESEASVLAQIASLQSQLEEGMSREALQLALPAGAARNAIDSALWHLAAQQRGEDLWQMTQQLAPKQMITAQTISIDMPEAMASSALALWQNGARLLKIKMDDHFITERLMAIRAAVPEATLIVDANESWHGEGLAARCQLLADLGIAMLEQPLPADQDEALANFIHPLPICADESCHTRESLPALRGRYEMINIKLDKTGGLTEALALADAAQAAGFGLMLGCMLCTSRAIRAALPLATRATWADLDGPTWLAVDAEPALRFTSGVLHLTPASAAG from the coding sequence ATGCGTAGTGTAAAAATTTATCCCGAAGCCTGGCCTCTGCATACTCCCTTTGTGATTGCCCGCGGCAGCCGAACCGAAACCGGCGTGGTGGTGGTTGAGCTGGAGCAGGACGGTGTGAAGGGCATTGGCGAGGCGACGCCTTATCCGCGCTATGGTGAAAGTGAAGCGTCAGTGCTGGCGCAGATCGCCTCTTTGCAGTCGCAGCTTGAAGAGGGTATGAGCCGCGAGGCGTTGCAGCTGGCGCTGCCAGCGGGTGCCGCCCGCAACGCTATCGACAGTGCGCTGTGGCACCTTGCGGCGCAGCAGCGCGGCGAAGATCTCTGGCAGATGACGCAGCAGCTGGCGCCGAAACAGATGATTACCGCGCAAACCATCAGCATCGATATGCCGGAAGCGATGGCCAGCAGTGCACTGGCGCTGTGGCAGAACGGCGCGCGGCTGCTGAAAATCAAAATGGACGATCATTTTATTACCGAGCGGCTGATGGCGATTCGCGCCGCGGTGCCGGAGGCGACGCTGATTGTTGATGCTAATGAATCCTGGCACGGTGAGGGGTTGGCGGCGCGCTGTCAGCTGCTGGCCGATCTTGGCATTGCGATGCTTGAGCAGCCGCTGCCCGCCGATCAGGATGAAGCCCTTGCCAACTTTATTCACCCATTGCCGATCTGCGCGGATGAGAGCTGCCACACGCGGGAGAGCCTGCCCGCGCTGCGCGGGCGCTATGAGATGATCAACATCAAGCTGGATAAAACCGGCGGCTTAACCGAAGCGCTGGCGCTGGCCGATGCGGCACAAGCGGCGGGATTTGGCCTGATGCTGGGCTGCATGCTGTGCACCTCACGCGCCATTCGTGCCGCCTTACCGCTGGCCACCCGCGCCACCTGGGCCGATCTCGATGGCCCGACCTGGCTGGCGGTCGATGCTGAACCCGCGCTGCGTTTTACCAGCGGTGTGCTGCATCTTACGCCTGCCAGCGCAGCAGGTTAA